In bacterium, one DNA window encodes the following:
- a CDS encoding glutaredoxin has protein sequence GWKTVPQIFIGDEMIGGFDELAVLDREGKLDSLLRD, from the coding sequence CGGATGGAAGACCGTGCCGCAGATTTTCATCGGGGATGAGATGATCGGTGGCTTCGACGAGTTGGCCGTATTGGACCGGGAAGGAAAATTGGATAGTCTTTTGAGGGATTAG